One Sinobacterium caligoides genomic window carries:
- a CDS encoding glyceraldehyde-3-phosphate dehydrogenase: MTDRKRERPSDYFADWKEREVLAERMIPLIGKLYRECNVKTYIYGQSLSNISVLDIMKAHRVVREVEENELSEFETYPVIEALSKLDLGTAHVDAGRIAVRYEEIKGSGVSIDDYVKEQVADLIGESHDESDRRDVVLYGFGRIGRLMARLLVEKSGGGNALRLRAIVVRDGGAENDLAKRASLLERDSVHGPFKGTIRVDEERQSIVANGNEIRVIYSNAPDSIDYTDYGISNAIVVDNTGKWRDREGLSLHLRANGVGKVILTAPGKGDLKNVVFGINSEDILPEDTIISAASCTTNAIAPPLKALDDEYGVEMGHVETVHAYTNDQNLIDNYHKGPRRGRSAALNMVITETGAATAVGKVLPKMIGRLSGNAIRVPTPNVSLAILKLTLENETTTEELNAYMRKTALHSPLRKQIDYSNSPEVVSSDMVGSRHACIFDSEATIVNGKSAILYCWYDNEFGYSCQVHRVLEQMAGVDYAIYPKEG, from the coding sequence GTGACAGATAGAAAACGAGAAAGACCAAGCGATTATTTCGCTGACTGGAAAGAGCGTGAAGTCCTTGCAGAACGTATGATTCCGCTCATTGGTAAGCTCTATCGTGAATGTAACGTCAAAACATACATTTATGGTCAGTCGCTATCAAATATCTCGGTTCTCGATATTATGAAGGCACACCGTGTCGTTCGTGAGGTTGAAGAGAATGAACTTTCTGAGTTTGAAACCTACCCAGTTATCGAGGCTCTCTCGAAACTTGACCTAGGTACTGCTCACGTCGATGCAGGTCGTATCGCGGTGCGCTACGAGGAAATTAAGGGGTCCGGTGTTAGTATTGATGACTATGTCAAAGAACAGGTGGCTGACTTAATCGGTGAATCTCATGATGAGTCAGACCGCCGTGACGTTGTGCTCTATGGCTTCGGTCGTATTGGTCGCTTGATGGCGCGTTTGTTGGTTGAAAAGTCTGGCGGCGGTAATGCATTACGTCTACGGGCTATCGTTGTGCGTGATGGTGGTGCTGAAAATGATCTGGCCAAGCGAGCGAGCCTGCTAGAACGCGACTCGGTCCACGGCCCTTTCAAAGGGACCATTCGTGTCGACGAAGAGCGACAGTCTATTGTTGCCAATGGTAATGAAATTCGTGTGATCTACTCTAATGCCCCGGATAGCATTGACTACACAGATTACGGCATCAGTAATGCTATCGTGGTTGATAACACTGGTAAGTGGCGTGATCGTGAAGGCCTGTCTCTGCATCTTCGCGCTAACGGCGTAGGTAAGGTGATACTAACTGCCCCGGGTAAGGGGGACCTCAAAAACGTTGTTTTCGGTATCAATAGTGAAGATATATTGCCAGAAGACACCATTATCTCAGCGGCTTCATGTACAACTAACGCAATTGCACCACCGTTGAAGGCTCTTGACGATGAATATGGCGTTGAGATGGGGCACGTTGAGACGGTACATGCTTATACTAACGACCAGAACCTGATTGATAACTATCATAAAGGTCCACGTCGCGGTCGAAGCGCTGCTCTGAACATGGTTATTACAGAGACTGGTGCAGCGACTGCCGTTGGTAAAGTATTACCTAAGATGATCGGTCGCTTGAGTGGTAATGCGATCCGCGTACCGACTCCTAACGTGTCTCTTGCCATCCTTAAGTTAACCCTTGAGAACGAGACGACAACGGAAGAGTTGAATGCTTATATGCGTAAAACTGCATTGCACTCACCTCTGCGTAAGCAGATCGACTACTCAAACTCACCAGAAGTTGTTTCTAGCGATATGGTCGGCTCACGTCACGCCTGTATCTTTGATTCTGAGGCGACAATCGTCAACGGCAAGAGCGCTATCCTCTATTGCTGGTATGACAATGAATTTGGTTACAGCTGTCAGGTGCATCGTGTACTCGAGCAAATGGCAGGTGTTGACTACGCCATCTATCCTAAAGAGGGATAG